The Thermogemmatispora onikobensis genome has a segment encoding these proteins:
- a CDS encoding FHA domain-containing protein — MDKCPRCGAETRPGDRFCLSCGQPLLPSAPAYEPAQTPLSGGDATVPAQDEWGAAAPGPQSPPSSGGSWPNATIPASPSAPTELSPSPAQPAASHEAAVATAEPKIKNPARFILKSESGEVIQEYTLDKEEITIGRAPTSDILLSKDKLTSRRHATVRYENGQYILRDERSANGTFVNGQQLEELVPYTLKDGDHIGIGEHELIFQAPAVGVDELPTISIQPNEMTYRTREDSSLTASSIDQFATHTESELPPSVVASSGSISSTPPVTPSSESGSSSSATAAEPVAISPVREPEPMAPASAAAEVAQPLASSTADGVTFNRLTSLPLPALPDMSSLMAALATLDGQVSALQEQLNATQEALRNHEAEIAQTANQLRAGVRRVAERMDQTIADVARSREALAWSELIQLMEDVTNNPRDIEYVTRLARKARELNKVFQIHQSVLNTLAECNTLLRALIGEER, encoded by the coding sequence ATGGACAAGTGCCCCCGTTGTGGTGCAGAGACGCGGCCCGGCGATCGCTTCTGCTTGAGTTGTGGTCAGCCGCTGCTTCCATCCGCTCCCGCCTATGAGCCGGCCCAGACCCCGCTCTCCGGGGGCGACGCAACCGTGCCAGCTCAGGATGAGTGGGGAGCTGCGGCTCCTGGTCCTCAGTCGCCGCCTTCGTCCGGTGGTAGCTGGCCAAATGCCACCATTCCCGCTTCTCCATCTGCACCAACGGAGCTGTCACCCTCTCCCGCTCAGCCAGCCGCTAGCCATGAAGCGGCAGTTGCCACAGCGGAGCCAAAAATTAAAAACCCCGCCCGCTTTATCCTGAAATCAGAGAGCGGTGAGGTGATCCAGGAATATACCCTTGATAAAGAGGAAATTACGATTGGACGCGCGCCAACCAGCGATATTCTCCTCTCCAAGGATAAGCTTACTTCACGCCGCCATGCAACTGTACGCTACGAAAATGGCCAGTATATCCTGCGCGACGAGCGGAGCGCTAACGGAACATTCGTCAACGGCCAACAGCTTGAAGAACTGGTCCCTTATACACTGAAGGATGGCGACCACATTGGTATCGGTGAGCATGAGCTGATCTTCCAGGCTCCCGCTGTCGGCGTCGATGAGCTGCCAACCATCAGCATTCAACCGAACGAGATGACCTATCGGACACGCGAGGATAGCAGTCTGACGGCCAGTTCCATTGACCAGTTTGCAACGCACACAGAGAGCGAGTTGCCTCCTTCGGTAGTGGCCAGCAGCGGATCAATCTCGTCCACTCCGCCGGTCACCCCCAGCAGCGAGAGCGGCTCCAGCAGCAGCGCCACTGCAGCCGAGCCGGTCGCCATCAGCCCAGTACGCGAGCCAGAGCCGATGGCGCCCGCTTCTGCCGCTGCAGAGGTCGCTCAGCCCCTTGCTTCTAGCACTGCCGATGGCGTGACCTTCAATCGCCTGACCAGCCTGCCTCTGCCAGCGTTGCCGGATATGTCTTCTCTCATGGCAGCCCTGGCCACGCTCGATGGACAGGTCTCCGCTCTTCAAGAACAGCTGAACGCAACCCAGGAGGCCCTGCGCAACCATGAGGCCGAAATCGCCCAGACGGCTAATCAGTTGCGCGCCGGCGTCCGCCGCGTGGCCGAACGCATGGATCAAACGATCGCCGACGTGGCCCGCAGCCGCGAGGCCCTGGCCTGGTCCGAGCTGATCCAGCTGATGGAAGACGTCACGAACAATCCACGCGATATCGAGTATGTGACACGCCTTGCTCGCAAAGCGCGCGAGCTGAATAAGGTCTTCCAGATCCACCAGAGCGTGCTCAACACGCTTGCTGAGTGCAATACCCTACTCAGAGCGCTAATCGGGGAAGAGCGCTGA
- the dnaA gene encoding chromosomal replication initiator protein DnaA translates to MNARQIWKATLEQIQTRVQPSVYDTWFSGTVGLSFDENVFMVGVPSAFAKAQMEVRFIEMIRSLLSEATGCQPEVRFVVTKGSTVNEELQALEQEAAVSESPAQRLKRAYRAPRHRPALRAKLDASSPAIAMTSHAPSSARPVPHRAEAREEEHEQAAIFLGYERPAEEKAGGGGVQEHLFTPIEGGSMLNPRYTFDTFIVGKSNRLAHAASKAVAERPGYVYNPLFLYGGVGLGKTHLLHAIGHHGEAAGLSVLYTTSEKFTNEIINAIRFQKTEEFRAKYRQIDILLVDDIQFIAGKESTEEEFFHTFNALYDSNKQIVVTSDRPPKAIVSLQDRLRSRFEWGLLADIQPPDYEHRQAILRSKAESMRFQVPPAVIDYIARPECRSVRELEGALKRVIAYATLHQEPLTVNLAAKALEHIYNSKPPATLTVREVLEGVCRYYNVDPEQLRGKARDREIVWPRQVAMYVMREQTDASLLQIGAELGGRDHTTIMHGWEKVQAEMATNDRVRREIAAVIETIEQSRMDLRRL, encoded by the coding sequence GTGAATGCAAGACAGATCTGGAAAGCGACACTGGAGCAGATACAGACCCGGGTCCAGCCGTCCGTCTACGATACCTGGTTCAGCGGCACGGTGGGTCTCTCGTTCGACGAGAACGTCTTTATGGTAGGGGTGCCCTCGGCCTTTGCCAAGGCTCAAATGGAAGTACGCTTTATCGAGATGATCCGCTCGCTCCTCTCGGAGGCGACCGGCTGTCAGCCCGAGGTGCGCTTTGTGGTCACTAAGGGTTCGACTGTCAACGAGGAGCTGCAAGCGTTGGAACAAGAGGCCGCTGTGAGTGAGAGTCCTGCCCAGCGCTTAAAGCGTGCCTATCGCGCTCCCAGGCATCGCCCGGCCTTGCGGGCAAAACTCGATGCGTCTTCACCGGCGATTGCAATGACGTCTCATGCCCCTTCTAGCGCTCGCCCGGTTCCCCATCGCGCTGAGGCCCGTGAGGAGGAACACGAGCAGGCTGCTATCTTTCTTGGATATGAACGCCCTGCCGAGGAGAAGGCTGGCGGCGGTGGCGTGCAGGAGCACCTCTTTACTCCCATTGAAGGCGGTAGCATGCTAAATCCTCGCTATACCTTTGATACTTTCATTGTCGGCAAGTCGAACCGCCTGGCTCATGCCGCCTCGAAGGCAGTCGCCGAGCGCCCCGGCTATGTCTACAATCCGCTCTTCCTCTACGGTGGGGTGGGCCTGGGTAAGACCCACCTGCTTCACGCTATCGGGCATCATGGTGAGGCTGCCGGCCTGAGCGTCCTCTATACAACCTCCGAAAAGTTCACGAATGAAATTATCAACGCCATTCGCTTTCAGAAGACGGAGGAGTTTCGCGCGAAGTATCGCCAGATCGATATTCTGCTGGTCGACGATATTCAGTTCATCGCGGGCAAGGAATCGACAGAAGAGGAGTTCTTTCATACCTTTAACGCGCTCTACGATTCCAACAAGCAGATCGTGGTGACCAGCGATCGCCCCCCAAAGGCCATTGTGAGCTTGCAGGATCGCCTGCGCTCGCGCTTTGAGTGGGGATTGCTGGCCGATATTCAGCCGCCTGATTATGAGCATCGCCAGGCAATCCTGCGCTCGAAGGCCGAGTCGATGCGTTTCCAGGTTCCCCCGGCAGTCATTGATTATATTGCTCGCCCGGAATGCCGCAGCGTGCGCGAACTGGAGGGGGCGTTGAAGCGGGTGATCGCCTATGCCACCTTACATCAGGAGCCTCTCACGGTGAACCTGGCTGCCAAAGCTCTAGAGCATATCTATAACAGTAAGCCGCCAGCAACGTTAACGGTGCGTGAGGTCTTGGAAGGGGTCTGTCGCTACTATAATGTCGATCCCGAGCAGCTGCGTGGCAAAGCTCGCGATCGAGAGATCGTCTGGCCGCGCCAGGTAGCGATGTATGTGATGCGCGAGCAGACCGATGCTTCGTTGCTCCAGATCGGCGCTGAGCTGGGCGGACGCGACCATACGACGATCATGCATGGCTGGGAAAAGGTGCAGGCGGAGATGGCGACCAATGACCGTGTGCGCCGTGAGATCGCGGCGGTCATTGAGACGATCGAGCAATCTAGAATGGATCTGCGGCGGCTCTGA
- a CDS encoding phytoene desaturase family protein, whose amino-acid sequence MQEAHYDAIVIGAGLGGLLSAAQLLQRGKRVALLERLDHCGGRFTAKTFKGVQVSTGAVHMVPFGSSGVLAHTLRRLQIPHRLLDADVFGSFHVHGRQVRARGLLGVYRFLGPRQFFWFLRLGYLMFFRPLPASESTLPFSAWLARHIKVERNRELVAFFERIARFALSLELDQVSTAEVVATTKNMFRYGAPGIVEGGCGALAAELERRLRERGATVLLSHEVQQILHTDGRVTGVRARDKTSGDELLLYAPLLVSDIGPRATTALIENRQVRQAELLKQQRQAAQSAATATEADQAYREAVGLKVHVLSDVSLIPHRGIMYCLDTQRIAGIVQPTNCDPRLAPPGKHLLITHQVIQSENIEEEKALAIADLRQLFGETFERHCRILTMSVYRGEWPVNRLAQGTDLSPVTPLQGLFLVGDAVKPSGYLMVEGVAQSVNYVLDLLDAIERGEIVGPLGSPHLPVSRATDGERQRRPGWLPFGRGRRRARAGYVKHPPSRLNALRWLWTAPGNARKQVRRPLYP is encoded by the coding sequence ATGCAGGAAGCTCACTACGACGCCATCGTCATTGGCGCTGGCCTGGGGGGATTGCTCAGCGCCGCTCAACTGCTGCAGCGCGGCAAGCGGGTGGCTCTGCTAGAGCGACTTGATCACTGCGGTGGACGCTTTACCGCCAAGACCTTCAAAGGTGTGCAGGTCAGCACCGGGGCTGTCCACATGGTGCCTTTTGGCAGCAGCGGAGTGCTGGCCCACACCTTGCGGCGCCTGCAGATCCCTCACCGCCTTTTGGACGCCGATGTCTTCGGCTCCTTCCATGTGCATGGGCGCCAGGTGCGTGCTCGTGGCCTCCTCGGCGTCTATCGCTTTCTGGGCCCGCGCCAGTTCTTCTGGTTCCTACGCCTGGGCTATCTGATGTTTTTCCGCCCGCTGCCCGCCAGCGAGAGCACTTTACCATTCAGCGCCTGGCTGGCGCGCCATATCAAGGTCGAGCGCAATCGCGAGTTGGTGGCCTTCTTCGAGCGCATCGCGCGCTTCGCCCTCAGCCTGGAGCTGGATCAGGTCTCAACGGCTGAGGTCGTCGCCACGACCAAAAATATGTTCCGCTATGGTGCGCCTGGGATTGTCGAGGGTGGCTGCGGAGCGCTGGCAGCCGAGCTAGAGCGCCGCCTGCGCGAGCGGGGAGCCACTGTGTTGCTCAGCCATGAGGTGCAGCAGATTCTGCACACCGATGGGCGAGTGACAGGTGTGCGCGCCCGCGACAAGACTAGCGGTGACGAGCTGCTGCTCTACGCTCCCCTGCTGGTCAGCGATATCGGCCCGCGCGCGACCACCGCTCTGATCGAAAATCGCCAGGTGCGTCAGGCCGAGCTGCTCAAGCAGCAGCGACAGGCGGCCCAGAGCGCGGCAACAGCTACCGAGGCGGATCAGGCTTACCGCGAAGCAGTGGGCCTGAAGGTCCATGTGCTCAGCGATGTTTCTTTGATCCCACATCGAGGGATCATGTATTGTCTCGACACGCAGCGCATCGCTGGTATTGTCCAGCCAACAAACTGCGACCCCCGCCTGGCTCCCCCCGGCAAGCACTTGCTCATCACGCATCAGGTAATCCAGAGCGAGAATATCGAGGAGGAGAAAGCCCTGGCCATCGCCGATCTGCGCCAACTTTTCGGCGAAACCTTTGAACGCCACTGCCGCATTTTGACGATGAGCGTCTATCGGGGCGAGTGGCCGGTGAATCGCCTGGCTCAGGGGACGGATCTCTCGCCGGTCACACCTTTACAGGGCCTCTTTCTGGTGGGCGATGCTGTCAAGCCCAGCGGCTATCTGATGGTCGAGGGGGTGGCACAGAGTGTCAATTATGTGCTCGACCTCCTCGATGCTATCGAGCGCGGCGAGATTGTCGGCCCTCTAGGCAGCCCTCACCTGCCAGTCTCAAGAGCCACCGACGGCGAACGCCAGCGCCGGCCAGGCTGGTTACCATTTGGACGAGGACGGAGACGAGCGCGCGCAGGCTATGTGAAGCACCCTCCTTCCCGCCTCAACGCCTTGCGCTGGTTATGGACGGCCCCGGGCAATGCTCGTAAACAGGTAAGGAGACCTCTCTATCCATGA
- a CDS encoding S-adenosylmethionine:tRNA ribosyltransferase-isomerase translates to MRTFERSWLEQESGDGGREGGADPGTDSKGERSTVGLELTTFSFELPPQLEAGEPPEARGLARDEIRLLVSYRRDHRLVHARFRELPTFLKRGDVLVINTSGTMKAALPAERAGGEPIELHLSTCLPAGLWVVELRLPLSEGSQPFFGGRPGEVLTLPQGGRVMLHAPYVSRARSEAAGRQRLWVATFELPEPLEAYLERYGFPIRYGYVQRKWPIDYYRSVFVTEVGSAEMPSASRPFTAELVTRLVVEGVQFAPLLLHTGVASLEAHEPPYEEYYRVPAESAELVNAARRHGRRVIAIGTTPMRALETVADEYGEVHPGEGWTDLVITPQRGLRVVNGLLTGFHEPQASHLALLEALAGREHVEQAYAAALQEGYLWHEFGDIHLILP, encoded by the coding sequence ATGAGGACGTTCGAGCGATCTTGGCTTGAGCAAGAGTCGGGGGACGGAGGGCGTGAGGGGGGTGCTGATCCGGGAACTGATTCCAAGGGAGAGCGATCGACGGTTGGGCTGGAGCTGACCACTTTCTCCTTTGAGCTACCGCCTCAGCTGGAGGCAGGGGAGCCGCCCGAGGCGCGTGGTCTAGCCCGCGATGAGATACGTTTGCTGGTCTCGTATCGCCGTGACCATCGCCTGGTGCATGCCCGCTTTCGAGAGCTGCCAACCTTTCTCAAGCGAGGCGATGTGCTGGTGATCAATACCAGCGGCACCATGAAAGCTGCGCTGCCCGCTGAGCGAGCTGGCGGAGAGCCAATAGAGCTACATCTCTCGACGTGTCTGCCGGCTGGTCTCTGGGTAGTTGAGTTGCGCCTACCTCTTTCTGAAGGCTCGCAGCCTTTTTTCGGAGGCCGGCCTGGCGAAGTACTGACTTTGCCGCAAGGGGGGCGGGTGATGCTGCATGCTCCCTACGTGTCTCGTGCGCGCTCTGAAGCTGCTGGTCGGCAACGGCTCTGGGTGGCAACCTTTGAACTGCCGGAGCCTCTGGAGGCCTATCTGGAGCGCTATGGTTTCCCGATTCGTTACGGCTACGTCCAGCGCAAGTGGCCAATCGACTATTATCGCTCGGTCTTTGTCACAGAGGTCGGCAGTGCGGAGATGCCTTCGGCCAGTCGTCCATTTACGGCTGAGCTGGTGACGCGGCTGGTGGTAGAAGGGGTCCAGTTCGCGCCTCTGCTGTTGCATACGGGAGTAGCCAGTCTGGAAGCGCATGAGCCGCCCTACGAGGAGTACTATCGTGTGCCTGCTGAGAGTGCCGAGCTGGTCAATGCAGCTCGCCGGCATGGGCGGCGAGTCATCGCCATAGGGACAACACCAATGCGAGCGCTAGAGACGGTTGCTGATGAGTATGGAGAGGTGCATCCTGGTGAGGGCTGGACCGATCTGGTGATTACTCCGCAGCGGGGGCTGCGTGTCGTCAACGGGTTGCTGACGGGCTTCCATGAGCCGCAGGCGTCGCATCTGGCCCTCTTAGAGGCCCTGGCTGGACGCGAGCATGTAGAGCAAGCCTATGCGGCGGCGCTTCAGGAAGGCTATCTCTGGCATGAGTTTGGCGACATCCATCTGATTTTACCCTGA
- the murA gene encoding UDP-N-acetylglucosamine 1-carboxyvinyltransferase — protein sequence MTDVAKAAPYYLIRGGTPLHGEVTVSGAKNAVTKMTIASLLSEEPCTLRNVPLIGDLYLTLSLCQDMGSEVTLNEAEHMLTIRTPAIHSTSVSATIGGLNRMAILAVGPLLHRCGEADIPLPGGDRIGARPIDFHLNGLQQMGATIVELGGRYYMSAPRGLHGATIRLPFPSVMATENFLITASLARGVTIIENAALEPEIIDLIKFLQKMGAIIEQKVDRRIVVEGVQRLRGARHTLLSDRNEAVSLAIAAYLTKGDIYLRGAQQDTLLTFLNTLSKMGLRFEVEDEGIRFIGDDRPPPPIALETDVHPGFMTDWQQPFTILLTQADGISVVHETIYEDRFGYTHALKTMGAHIGLYTKCLGEVPCRFREKQYLHSCVVRGPTPLSAARLDIPDIRAGCSYILAALCAEGTSEVHGVEHIERGYERLDEKLRTLGAQLEVIRPSAEDDTLDALA from the coding sequence ATGACGGACGTTGCAAAGGCTGCTCCCTATTATTTGATCCGCGGCGGCACCCCCCTCCACGGCGAGGTTACGGTCAGCGGAGCCAAGAATGCTGTCACCAAGATGACCATCGCTTCGCTGCTGAGCGAGGAACCCTGCACGCTGCGCAATGTGCCTCTCATCGGTGATCTCTATCTGACCCTCAGTCTCTGCCAGGATATGGGTTCAGAGGTGACGCTCAATGAAGCAGAGCATATGCTCACGATCAGGACGCCAGCCATTCACTCTACTTCGGTCTCGGCAACCATCGGCGGCTTGAATCGAATGGCGATCCTGGCAGTCGGCCCCCTGCTGCATCGCTGCGGCGAGGCCGATATCCCCCTCCCTGGCGGCGATCGGATCGGAGCCCGCCCGATCGATTTCCATCTCAACGGCCTGCAACAGATGGGCGCGACAATCGTGGAGCTGGGCGGACGCTACTATATGAGCGCTCCCCGTGGCCTGCACGGGGCTACGATCCGCTTGCCTTTTCCCAGCGTGATGGCCACCGAGAACTTTTTGATTACGGCTTCGCTGGCCCGCGGCGTGACGATCATTGAGAACGCCGCCCTCGAACCGGAGATCATCGATCTGATCAAGTTCTTGCAGAAAATGGGAGCCATTATCGAGCAGAAGGTGGATCGCCGCATCGTTGTCGAAGGGGTCCAACGCCTGCGCGGCGCCCGCCATACGCTCTTGAGCGACCGCAATGAGGCGGTGTCTCTGGCCATCGCAGCCTATCTGACGAAAGGCGATATTTATCTGCGCGGGGCCCAGCAGGATACGCTGCTGACTTTCTTGAATACGCTGTCGAAGATGGGCCTGCGCTTCGAGGTGGAAGATGAGGGCATTCGCTTTATTGGGGATGATCGCCCTCCCCCCCCCATCGCTCTGGAGACGGATGTCCACCCAGGCTTTATGACGGATTGGCAGCAGCCTTTCACGATCCTGCTGACCCAGGCCGATGGCATTTCGGTGGTCCATGAGACAATCTATGAAGACCGCTTCGGCTATACCCACGCCCTGAAAACAATGGGGGCCCATATCGGCCTCTATACGAAGTGCCTGGGCGAGGTACCCTGTCGCTTCCGCGAGAAACAGTATTTGCATAGCTGCGTGGTTCGTGGTCCCACCCCTTTGAGCGCCGCTCGTCTGGATATCCCCGATATCCGCGCCGGCTGCTCCTATATTCTGGCCGCTCTCTGCGCCGAGGGAACCTCTGAGGTGCATGGCGTGGAGCATATCGAGCGCGGCTATGAGCGTCTGGATGAGAAGCTACGCACCCTCGGGGCCCAGCTTGAGGTGATCCGCCCTTCAGCAGAGGACGATACGCTGGATGCTCTCGCCTAG
- a CDS encoding helix-turn-helix domain-containing protein, producing MPRSEQANQQIRDERRRQILHVAAEIFARRGLAETRISDIAEASGISQGLIYRYFSSKEELFKVLIETSTNVTATGQEQA from the coding sequence ATGCCACGCAGTGAGCAAGCAAACCAGCAGATCCGCGATGAACGCCGGCGGCAGATTTTACACGTAGCCGCCGAGATCTTTGCCCGCCGCGGCCTGGCGGAAACACGCATCAGCGATATCGCGGAGGCCAGCGGCATTAGCCAGGGTCTGATTTACCGCTACTTCTCCAGCAAAGAAGAGCTGTTTAAGGTACTGATCGAGACCTCCACCAATGTCACCGCCACGGGGCAGGAGCAGGCC
- a CDS encoding SDR family oxidoreductase: MTSASLRAERTGLITGASRGLGLALARELARAGWRLIIDARTPGELEEARAELARWSEIVALAGDVGDAEHQQALTSAAARWGRLDLLVNNASILGPSPQPFLLDYPLTELERVYRVNTFAPLALIQLLHRYLSSGACIINVTSDAAREPYPGWGGYGSSKAALEQLTLILAAEQPQWRVYLVDPGDMRTRLHQEAFPGEDISDRPPPEVSVPGLLALIEGSYASGRYLAREVKA; the protein is encoded by the coding sequence ATGACGTCTGCTTCTCTGAGGGCTGAGCGTACCGGGTTAATCACCGGAGCCTCTCGTGGTTTGGGGCTGGCTCTGGCTCGTGAGCTGGCTCGTGCGGGCTGGCGGCTCATTATCGATGCGCGCACTCCTGGCGAGCTGGAGGAGGCACGCGCCGAGCTGGCTCGCTGGAGCGAGATAGTGGCTCTGGCTGGCGATGTCGGCGATGCTGAGCACCAGCAGGCTTTGACCAGTGCTGCGGCGCGCTGGGGGAGGCTCGACCTGCTGGTCAATAACGCCAGTATTCTTGGCCCCAGTCCTCAGCCGTTTCTGCTGGATTATCCCCTGACGGAGCTGGAGCGAGTCTATCGCGTCAATACCTTTGCGCCTCTTGCGCTTATCCAGCTATTGCATCGCTATCTATCTTCTGGTGCCTGTATCATCAATGTTACCAGCGATGCGGCCCGTGAACCGTATCCTGGCTGGGGTGGCTATGGCTCAAGCAAAGCGGCGCTGGAGCAGCTGACCCTCATTCTGGCGGCAGAGCAGCCGCAGTGGCGGGTCTACCTGGTTGACCCTGGTGATATGAGGACGCGCCTGCATCAGGAGGCTTTCCCCGGTGAGGATATCAGTGATCGGCCTCCTCCAGAGGTGAGTGTGCCGGGCTTGTTAGCCTTGATTGAGGGAAGCTATGCCTCTGGGCGCTATCTGGCCCGTGAGGTGAAAGCTTGA
- a CDS encoding ABC transporter substrate-binding protein: MLRQQRWLLRHSNSLLLALILVLLLSATSACGASAPPPSSSQSQDNMRLKVAVDSLSAPFLPDLVALDKGYFQAQGLTIYPTPFQLEPTSPQMAEAIHSGAVEVAVGGLLTEAFLVSQVDADVKVIGQLQVAFPNDITVSNKFLQQTGLSASSPLEAKVKALVGKKIGVISATGQTGGFVSYLFHLFGLDVNKSATLVAVGNNVSAAVAALKAGRVDALSFYKPVGEAVQTQGLGRIFISPLRGDVPQMQGQLNSVFYAKASLIRAKPNTFKALVRAMAMALAFIQKYPDQAIKILQKYTHIDDKTAAAAAQDLRSSYATTPIVNERGYNVTASFALQTGAVKKIPPFSTLVDTQTAAQALQGFTPQV, from the coding sequence ATGCTCAGGCAACAGCGTTGGCTCCTCAGACATTCCAATTCCTTGCTGCTTGCTCTCATCCTGGTCTTGCTGCTGTCCGCTACCAGCGCCTGTGGCGCCAGCGCTCCCCCTCCATCGAGCAGCCAGAGCCAGGATAACATGAGATTGAAGGTAGCAGTTGACAGTCTTTCAGCTCCCTTCCTGCCAGATCTGGTAGCCCTTGACAAGGGCTACTTCCAGGCTCAGGGCCTCACCATCTACCCTACCCCCTTCCAGCTTGAACCCACCAGTCCCCAAATGGCTGAGGCCATCCATTCCGGTGCTGTTGAGGTGGCCGTCGGCGGCCTCCTCACCGAAGCCTTCCTGGTTTCGCAGGTCGACGCTGACGTCAAGGTCATCGGCCAGCTCCAGGTGGCCTTCCCCAACGATATCACCGTCAGTAACAAGTTCCTGCAGCAGACTGGCCTCTCCGCAAGCAGCCCCCTGGAGGCCAAGGTCAAAGCCCTCGTCGGCAAAAAGATCGGCGTCATTTCCGCTACTGGCCAAACCGGCGGCTTTGTCAGCTACCTCTTCCACCTCTTTGGTCTGGACGTCAACAAGTCCGCCACCCTCGTGGCTGTCGGCAACAACGTTTCCGCCGCGGTGGCAGCCCTGAAAGCAGGCCGTGTCGACGCCCTCAGCTTCTACAAACCTGTCGGCGAGGCCGTCCAAACTCAGGGCCTGGGACGCATCTTCATCAGTCCCCTGCGCGGCGATGTCCCTCAAATGCAGGGCCAGCTCAACTCGGTCTTCTACGCCAAGGCCAGCCTGATTCGAGCCAAGCCCAACACCTTCAAGGCCCTCGTGCGCGCTATGGCTATGGCTTTAGCCTTCATCCAGAAGTATCCCGACCAGGCCATCAAGATCTTGCAGAAGTATACTCACATCGACGACAAGACCGCTGCCGCCGCTGCCCAGGACCTGCGTTCTTCCTACGCAACCACGCCCATCGTCAACGAGCGGGGCTATAACGTGACCGCTTCCTTTGCCCTTCAAACAGGGGCGGTGAAGAAGATTCCTCCCTTCTCTACCTTGGTTGATACCCAAACCGCTGCTCAGGCTCTTCAAGGCTTCACTCCACAGGTGTAG
- a CDS encoding SAM-dependent methyltransferase, whose translation MSEHSSTSAQKASIGYTAYMTAAVRAHESLREDRLFTDPWAAALAGAEGERRFRQLEDAGGSIIVRTRFFDDFVQRIVNEQGIRQLVMPACGLDTRAFRLEWPPAMTVFELDQPDVLHYKEGILQAQQARPGCRRHLIPADLTETSWPTHLLEAGYDPALPAIWLVEGLLFYLPNEAIHQLLGLISKLSAPQSWLAFDAIHSAMTSSPLTRQRMERVSRLGVPWIGTIDDPVSLLASLGWQATVTSTARKGYEYNRPVYPFISSDQLTPETEKLYHWLVTAVRQSQVVQQG comes from the coding sequence ATGTCAGAGCACAGCTCTACCTCAGCCCAGAAAGCCTCGATAGGCTACACTGCTTATATGACAGCCGCAGTGCGCGCTCATGAGAGCCTGCGCGAGGACCGCCTCTTCACCGATCCCTGGGCCGCCGCTCTGGCCGGAGCCGAGGGTGAACGGCGTTTTCGCCAGCTCGAAGATGCAGGTGGTAGTATCATTGTACGCACACGCTTTTTCGATGATTTCGTGCAGCGCATCGTCAATGAGCAAGGCATTCGTCAGCTTGTCATGCCTGCCTGCGGCCTCGATACACGTGCTTTCCGACTGGAATGGCCGCCAGCCATGACTGTCTTCGAGTTGGATCAGCCCGACGTACTCCACTACAAAGAGGGCATCCTGCAGGCCCAGCAAGCCCGCCCGGGCTGCCGACGGCATCTTATCCCCGCCGATTTGACCGAGACTTCCTGGCCCACCCACCTACTGGAGGCTGGCTACGATCCAGCACTCCCTGCAATCTGGCTCGTTGAGGGCCTGCTCTTCTACTTGCCCAATGAGGCTATCCATCAATTGCTCGGGCTGATCAGCAAGCTGAGCGCTCCTCAGAGCTGGCTGGCCTTCGACGCGATCCATAGCGCCATGACCAGCTCTCCCTTAACACGCCAGCGTATGGAGCGCGTCTCGCGGCTCGGCGTTCCCTGGATCGGAACCATCGATGACCCCGTCTCTCTCCTGGCGTCCCTGGGCTGGCAGGCCACCGTGACCTCCACTGCCCGCAAGGGCTACGAGTACAACCGTCCCGTCTACCCTTTCATCTCGAGCGACCAGCTCACCCCCGAAACGGAAAAGCTGTATCACTGGCTAGTTACAGCAGTACGCCAGAGCCAGGTCGTCCAGCAGGGGTAA